A stretch of DNA from Halorubrum sp. BOL3-1:
GCGAGCTGAACGCCCGGCTTCGTACACTCGTCGAGCGGGAGGTCGGTCGTGTACCCGTCGAGCGCGTGGAACATGACGTGTTCGGCGTCGTCGCTGACACCGACGCGCTCGGCCAGGTCCGCGAACGCGACGCCCGTGAACTCGCAGTCGAACTTGCTCCATCCCGTCACGCAGTGGAAGTCCTGTCGCTGGGTGACAGTCTGGAGGTCACGGAACCCGTCGAGCGAGAGGGCGAGCGGCTCGTCGACCGCGCCCCACACGTCGAGTTCGAACGTCTCCGGGTCCCACGAAGGGGTCCCGCTCTTCGAGAGGACGGGGAAGCCGCCGGTCTCGCGCTGGCCCGGCGGGAGCCGGTCGTCGCCGTACTCGCGGTAGAGGTCCGTGAGGTCCTCGACGGAGTCGGCACGGGATGCGGTCATGGAGCGGAGTACGACCCGGACCGACGTATGAATGTCGCTCCCGAAGACGCGGTCGCGCGAGCGTTCGTCTCCGGCGATCGACGTCGACGACGTTCGATTTCTTGAAATACTTTTTCATCGAGTTAAAATAGCTTTTCTAGATCGACGCTAAGTTTTCGAATACGTCCACTTACGACGCCACTTTTATATGTGCCATGCTACAAGACTCGGACAGCAAATGCCACAAGTGAAGATAACGGTGCCGGAGCATCTGGAGATGCAGATCGCCCAGATGGTCGAGGAGGGAGAGTTCCTCAACCGGGAGGAGGCGGTCGAGGAACTGCTGTCGACGGGGATCAAGGCGTACAAGACGAGCGGACCGAGGGACGACGACGACTCCGGCGGGTTCGAGGACGAGGGGATGATGGGCCACGAAGACGAGTACGTCTTCTGACCGCGCCGGCGCCGCTTTTTCCGTCGGGACCGCCCGAACGCGCGGAACCGTGCGTACCGGCCTCAACAACGCTTAAAGGGCCTACAGACCGTATCCGTGGGTATGCACAAAGACGAGCTGCTCGAACTCCACGAACAGATGGTGACGATCATGGAGCACTTCCGCGCGGAGGAGACGGTCGACGGGTCGCTTTTCGACCCCTACGACGAGCTGGACGTCGACCCCTCGCACGTTCACAAATCGAAGAGCGAACACAAACACGCCGTGTTCGTCCTCGGCAACGCCTTGGCGAACGCGATGAGCGAAGACGAGTTCTCGCCCGCGGGCCGCGTCGGGAAGCGGATGGAGGAGCTGGCCGACGACGCCGAGAACAAGATCTGAAGCGGGCAGTCGCGCTCGATTAACGCCTCGGCTGTCTGCCGCTCCGGACCGGCTGGTCAGTCGCTGTTTTCGGAGCCTCGGTGTCGTTCACACGACGATTCCGGTTGGTCTTCTCGCCTGAAACACCCGGTCGTTCAATCCCGTTTATAAAACGGGTATTCCGTGAGTCCTGTCGGTGACGAGAACAGACTCGTTGCTAGCGCGGTGAACACCGCCGAAGCCCCGGCCGCTCGGCTGTCCGAGAGGGTATCTGTCTATAAATCGCTGATCGACGCGAACATTTCCGAAGCCCCAGCCGTGAGGCTGCCCCTTCGAGTCCCACCCCGCGCAGCACCGCAGCCTCACGCCTCCCCAGCCTCGCGGCTCGCGCTCTCTGAGCGCTCGCCGCGTCCCTCCCGCGTGCTGCTCGGCCACGAGGCGGCCTCACAGGCACGCGCCACCACGCTAAGTCAGCAGATCGATTACCGCGCTACCTGCACTGACCGGTGAGAGAGAAGCTGTCGACTGTTGAGATTTCGATAAAGCCGTTCTCTCTTGTTTCCGTCTCTCCTCGCCCCCGGAACGCCGTCGACCCCCGAATTGATGTACGCGCGGTCCCCTCCGTCGTGACATGGTCGCGGAGGCGCTGACGTCGGACGCCGTTCACCTCGCCGCGGGGGCCGCGGGCGTCGTCGCCGCGCTCGCCGCGGTGTACCTCGTCGACCGGCCGACCGGCGACTGGACGCGAGCGCTGCGCTCGCGGCTGCTCCTCGGCGTCCCGTGGGGGACGCTGGTCGTGGTCGCGGGCGTGATCGCGGTGTACCTGTTCGTCCAGTCGGGGATCGACGACCCGAACCGACCCGTCGTGATCCCGTTCCGGTCGTGGTCGTACTTCTACCCGGAGGGGCTCCTCTGGTCCAGCTTCGCGCACTCGGGCCGCGGGCACGTCACCGGAAACCTCCTGTCCGCGCTCGTCGCCGGCGGCCTCGCGGAGTACGCGTACGGCCACTTCCCGGGCGGACGCGAGGTCGACGACGCGGACCGCCTCTCCGTCCGAATCCGGCGACTTCCGGGTCAACTACGGACCCTTCCGCGACGGATCCGGCGCCTACCGACTCGGACGGCCGCCGTCGAGTCGCCGGGGTCGAACCCCTACGTCCGGGCGTTCCTGATCGTCCCCGGCGTCGCGGTCGCGTTCGGTCTCGGCTCCGCGCTGTTCGCGCTGGGACCGGTGATCGGCTTCTCCGGCGTCGTGTTCGCGTACTGGGGGTTCGCGCTGGTCGTCCGGCCCGTCGCCGCGGTCGTCGCGATGGCGGGGACGACGCTCGTGGGCGTCCTCTACGACGCCCTCCGGGTACCGGTGGCGTTCGCGGAGGCGTCCCCCTCGTACGGCGCGCCGAGCTGGGCGAACATCGCGATCCAGGGGCACGCGCTCGGACTCGTCGGCGGGGCGCTGATCGCGGTCGTTTTCCTTCGGCGGCGGACCAGAGAACCGAGCGACGGACACCGGGAACCGAGCGACAAGCGCCATGACGCGGACTCGACCGCAGGGAGGTGGCGGCGCCACCCGAGCGCGACCGCGGCGAACCGCGGTTCCGACGCGGACGCGACCGGGCAATCCGCGCTCGTCGTCTTCGGCGCGCTGCTCCTGTTTGGCGCCTCGCGCCGGCTGTGGGCGGTGTACTGGTACCTCGGAAACGAGCGGTACGAACTGTACCGCGCGGTCGGGGTCGGACTGCTCGCCCTGCTGGGCGCGGTCGTCGCCGTCGCCGCCGTCTCGCGCGACGAGCCGGTGTGGCCGGCCCGGGCGGTCCCCGACCCGGAGACGCTCCGAGGGGGGGTCCGGTCCGCGACGCCCGCCGCGATCGGTCTCTTTCTGCTCCTCGCGGCGCTCGCGGTCGTCGCGGGACCGGGCGTCGTCCCGAACCTCGCCGCCGTCGACGACGGCGACCTCCCCGGCGACCCGATCGAGGTGGAGGGCTATCAGGTGACCTACGCAGAGAACGTCGAAGACCGGCTCGTGAGCGTCGTCGACGTGGAGGCGTTCGGTCGGTCGACCTCGGTAAACACGTCGGGAGTGATCGTCAGCGACCCGGACCGCGAGATATGGACGACGGCCGTCTCGAAGGGGAACCTCGCGTTCTGGGGGTACCGCGCGGTCGACCTCGGGGGGGCGGGCTGGCGCGAGACCGTCTGGGTCCAGCGGGTCGGCTGGGTCGCCGCCGACGGCGGCCCGACCTACCGAGTGGACGCGGTCCGGAACGAGACCAGACGGACGCTGTTCACGAGCGGGCCGGCGCGGGCCGAACCCCGGATCGACGGCCGCAACGTTACCGTCGCGGCGACGGAGAAAGGGTTCGAACTGCGGGTCGACGGTCCCGACGGAAACGCGAGCGCCCCGCTTCCGGCGGCGAACGAGTCGGTGACGCTCCGGGGCGTCGAGCTGCTCCGGGAGGGCGACGCCGTGTTCGCGCAGCGCGGTGAGACGCGCGTGCGGGTCGCGCAGCGGGAGCGGTACGAGGGCCGACAGTAGGACGGAGCTGAGAACTTCTCGGGCGACTCCTCACACCCACTCGATCCGGTACACTTCGGTGTCGACGTCACGCGCCTCGTCGGTGTGGTGGTCGAACTGCGCTTCGATCCGGAACTCGGCCGCGAACGCGTGGGTTACCTCGCCGCCCTCGTCGGCGGCGAACGCTTCGACGAACTCCCGGCTGCCGGCGTTGTGGACCGAGTAGGAGACGGCCGCGAGGTCGCTCGCGACCGCGAGGAACGCGCGGTCGGCGTTGCGGTTCCCCTCGTGTGCGCCGAACGGGGGGTTCATCACGACCGTCGCCGGCTCGGCCACGGCGAGCGGGGGACGCGTGGCGTCGCCGCGGACCCAGTGAACCGGCGCGCTGGTCGCGACGCGGCGCTCGTTGGCTCGCGCGACGGCAAGCGCGTCGCCGTCGAGTTCGAGACCGACGACGCGGGCGGGACCGCGCAGCGCCGCGGCCAGCGCGAGCATCCCGGTCCCGGCGCCAAGATCGATCACCGTTCGGCCGTCGACGTCGCCGTGGAGGTCCGCGAGGTGGACGACGTGGGCGGCCAGGTCGGGGGGCGTCGGGTACTGTTCGAGGGCGGCGTCCGGGCGCTCGAAGCCGGCGACGACGCCGAGCTTCGTCGCGAGCGACCGCTTCGTCGCCATCGGTCAGGCGGTGCCGTCGGCCTCGACGCGGACGAGTTCGACCCCCTCGCGGTCGGCCCGCTCGGAGAGCGCCGCGAGCGCGGTCCGGACCTCGTCCGACTCCGTCGCGTCGACGCTGACCTCGATCCGGCCGGCGCCGAGGAACGACGCCGCGCGGACGAGTCCGCGGAGCCGATCGGCTTCGCGCTGGCGTTCGAGGGTGTTTTCGGCGTCGAACGCGGCCTCGGTCGCGACCGCCGCGGGCTGGTAGCCGCGGGCCGCGAGCCCCCGTTTGAGGTCGCGGAGGTGGTCCGGTGCGGTGCTGTCGAGGTCCGACGCGTCGATGACGACGGGGTCGACGTCGGCGGGACGACAGCCGCGAAGCGTGCGTTCGATGCCAGGAGGCGAGGTGGCGCTCATACCCGCCTATTGGTATAGGTTATACAAAAATCTTTGTAAATGTTCTATGGTAATATAACACGGCGGGGGAACGGGTCGGACCGGTGTCGAAACCCTGGCAACCGCCGGCGTCGGCGGTAGTATCAGCGGTGTCGGTGGTGCCGAGGTCGGTATCGGCCCCCCGAAGCGCCGAATTCCGACCGAAAAATACGGTCACGTTCCGTGTGCCTCGGTGGGGCCAGCGGAAACGTATCCGACCGTCGGCCGCAAAACACGAACTCCCGTATTCCGTCGCTACAAGACCTGTAAACGGTAACAGACGCGTATTGAAACGGGCTCATTTCTATCATGATTATTTATGACGTGAGAAAGGTTTAAATATTCGAATGACCAGAAACGTTTTAATGGAACGTCCGAGTCGCCAGCGCCAACGAGAGCAGGACACGGAGCAGGAAACGGACGAATCGACGGTTGCCTGTCCGGAGTGTGACTCGGAGAACATCGTTACCGACGCCGACCAGGAGTTGGTCTGTGAGGACTGCGGCCTCGTCTTAGACGAGCGGAACATCGACCGCGGGCCGGAGTGGCGGGCGTTCAATCACTCGGAGCGGCAGTCGAAGTCGCGCGTCGGCGCCCCGATCACGGAGACGATGCACGACAAGGGGCTGACGACGACGATCGACTGGAAGGACAAGGACGCGTACGGGCGGTCGCTCTCCTCGGAGAAGCGCTCCCAGATGCACCGCCTGCGCAAGTGGCAGGAGCGCATCCGGACCAAGGACGCGGGCGAGCGCAACCTTCAGTTCGCGCTCTCGGAGATCGACCGCATGGCCAGCGCGCTCGGCGTACCGCGGTCGGTACGCGAAGTAGCGTCCGTCATTTATCGACGGGCGTTGAACGAGGACCTCATCCGCGGGCGCTCGATCGAGGGCGTCTCCACCGCTGCGCTGTACGCCGCCTGCCGACAGGAGGGGATCCCTCGCAGCCTCGACGAGGTCGCGGACGTCTCCCGGGTCCCGCAAAAAGAGATCGGTCGGACGTATCGGTACATCTCCCAGGAGTTGGGGTTGGAGCTGAGGCCGGTCGACCCCAAGCAGTTCGTCCCCCGCTTCGGGTCCGCGCTCGAACTGAGCGAGGAGGTCCAGTCGAAGGCGACCGAGATCATCGACGTCTCCGCCGAACAGGGACTGCTCTCCGGAAAATCACCGACCGGCTTCGCGGCCGCCGCCATCTACGCGGCCTCGCTGCTCTGTAATGAGAAGAAGACCCAGCGCGAGGTCGCGGATGTCGCGCAGGTCACCGAGGTCACCATCCGGAACCGATATCAAGAACAGATCGAAGCGATGGGCTTCAGGTAGGGCGGTTCGACGGTTCGGACGAGCGTCTCGCGTTCCATCCTCGCGCCCGAGACACACGTCTCTCTTCGTTCCCACGCCAGAGACGCGCGTCCCCCTCCGTTCCCGCGTCCCGAACGGTTGGATCGGGTTTTTAATCGATACCCGCTGTACCACTCACCGAGATGTACTCAGAGATCCTCGTTCCGACGGACGGAAGCCCGGCGTCGGACGCCGCGATCGAACACGCGATCGACCTCGCTGACCGGTACGACGCCCGGCTCCACGCGCTGTACGTCGTCGACGGTGGGGCGTACTCCAGCCTAGAGGCCGGGGCGGAGGTCGTCGTCGACGCGCTCGAATCCGAGGGCAGGGAGGCGACGGAACGAGTGTCTGACGCCGCCGCCGCCGGCGGCGTCGAGTGCGTCACCACCGTCGCGTCCGGGACCGCGTATCAGTCGATCCACGACTACGTCGACGAACACGGCATCGACGTCGTCGTGATGGGGACCCACGGTCGGAAGGGACTCGACCGCTACCTCCTGGGAAGCGTCACCGAGCGCGTCGTCCGCACCTCGGACGTCCCGGTGTTGACCGTCCGACAGCCGACAGATGAGTAGCCGGGCTCCCCTCGGCGGACACGGGTGACAGCGATGCGGGACTGGCTGTCACACCGCGTCGTCTCGTCGCCGGACGACGCCGCCCTCGTCCGCGCCGAAGACGGCGAAACGTGGAGCTACACCGATCTCGACCGACTCGTCTCCGAGACGGCGGGGCGGCTCGTCACCCACGGACTGGGCGAGGGAGACCGGATCGGCGTACTCACGCCGCCGTACGTGGGCACCGTCGGCCTCGTCCACGCGACGATGCGGATCGGGGCGACGTTCGTCCCGCTCGGGCAGGAGCTGACCGCCCGCGAGATCTCCGCCCGGATCGACCGGACTGACCTCGACGCCGTCGTCTGTGCGGAGCCGACGGAGCCGACCGCGACCGAGGCGGCGTCCCGGATCGACGGGGTCCCCGTGTACTCCGTCGACGACCCGGCGAACGCGGACGTGACCGGGATCCACGACGTCGACCCGGCGTCGCTCGACCCGCCGGAGTGGTCGTTCGGGGACCCGCTCTGCGTGCTGTTCACCTCCGGGACCACCGGCGAACCGAAGCCCGTGCCGCTGACCGCGGGCAACGTGTACAGCT
This window harbors:
- a CDS encoding transcription initiation factor IIB family protein; this translates as MERPSRQRQREQDTEQETDESTVACPECDSENIVTDADQELVCEDCGLVLDERNIDRGPEWRAFNHSERQSKSRVGAPITETMHDKGLTTTIDWKDKDAYGRSLSSEKRSQMHRLRKWQERIRTKDAGERNLQFALSEIDRMASALGVPRSVREVASVIYRRALNEDLIRGRSIEGVSTAALYAACRQEGIPRSLDEVADVSRVPQKEIGRTYRYISQELGLELRPVDPKQFVPRFGSALELSEEVQSKATEIIDVSAEQGLLSGKSPTGFAAAAIYAASLLCNEKKTQREVADVAQVTEVTIRNRYQEQIEAMGFR
- a CDS encoding molybdopterin-dependent oxidoreductase, with amino-acid sequence MTASRADSVEDLTDLYREYGDDRLPPGQRETGGFPVLSKSGTPSWDPETFELDVWGAVDEPLALSLDGFRDLQTVTQRQDFHCVTGWSKFDCEFTGVAFADLAERVGVSDDAEHVMFHALDGYTTDLPLDECTKPGVQLAYGYDGDDLPADHGGPIRVVTPHKYAYKGAKWVSGVEFLTERELGYWEKRGYSDTANPWNEERYS
- a CDS encoding rhomboid family intramembrane serine protease, which produces MVAEALTSDAVHLAAGAAGVVAALAAVYLVDRPTGDWTRALRSRLLLGVPWGTLVVVAGVIAVYLFVQSGIDDPNRPVVIPFRSWSYFYPEGLLWSSFAHSGRGHVTGNLLSALVAGGLAEYAYGHFPGGREVDDADRLSVRIRRLPGQLRTLPRRIRRLPTRTAAVESPGSNPYVRAFLIVPGVAVAFGLGSALFALGPVIGFSGVVFAYWGFALVVRPVAAVVAMAGTTLVGVLYDALRVPVAFAEASPSYGAPSWANIAIQGHALGLVGGALIAVVFLRRRTREPSDGHREPSDKRHDADSTAGRWRRHPSATAANRGSDADATGQSALVVFGALLLFGASRRLWAVYWYLGNERYELYRAVGVGLLALLGAVVAVAAVSRDEPVWPARAVPDPETLRGGVRSATPAAIGLFLLLAALAVVAGPGVVPNLAAVDDGDLPGDPIEVEGYQVTYAENVEDRLVSVVDVEAFGRSTSVNTSGVIVSDPDREIWTTAVSKGNLAFWGYRAVDLGGAGWRETVWVQRVGWVAADGGPTYRVDAVRNETRRTLFTSGPARAEPRIDGRNVTVAATEKGFELRVDGPDGNASAPLPAANESVTLRGVELLREGDAVFAQRGETRVRVAQRERYEGRQ
- a CDS encoding cell surface protein, whose translation is MPQVKITVPEHLEMQIAQMVEEGEFLNREEAVEELLSTGIKAYKTSGPRDDDDSGGFEDEGMMGHEDEYVF
- a CDS encoding UPF0058 family protein; this translates as MHKDELLELHEQMVTIMEHFRAEETVDGSLFDPYDELDVDPSHVHKSKSEHKHAVFVLGNALANAMSEDEFSPAGRVGKRMEELADDAENKI
- a CDS encoding universal stress protein, with product MYSEILVPTDGSPASDAAIEHAIDLADRYDARLHALYVVDGGAYSSLEAGAEVVVDALESEGREATERVSDAAAAGGVECVTTVASGTAYQSIHDYVDEHGIDVVVMGTHGRKGLDRYLLGSVTERVVRTSDVPVLTVRQPTDE
- a CDS encoding METTL5 family protein: MATKRSLATKLGVVAGFERPDAALEQYPTPPDLAAHVVHLADLHGDVDGRTVIDLGAGTGMLALAAALRGPARVVGLELDGDALAVARANERRVATSAPVHWVRGDATRPPLAVAEPATVVMNPPFGAHEGNRNADRAFLAVASDLAAVSYSVHNAGSREFVEAFAADEGGEVTHAFAAEFRIEAQFDHHTDEARDVDTEVYRIEWV